The Agromyces atrinae genome window below encodes:
- a CDS encoding right-handed parallel beta-helix repeat-containing protein: protein MLAGAASWAGAAPAFAEPAVSDANAAYHFVDCAAPGGGDGSIDAPWNSLTAVANHGFEPGDRILFQRGSTCRGALTTTGSGTADAPIVIDAYGDIEAGLPVIAGGGVRDTILLKNQQHWEIRNLEITNTDTSNPYTQARRGVTVLNVDQGQLSHIRLENLYIHDVYGEGKKDLGGSGAIQLEVDTLDGSTRSWFDDVVISNNRIENVNRSGINMSTVWKCRAEMAWDSPCDPRQPSARPFTPSTGLMIRGNSLSGVGGDGIVVQMNDGAIVESNYLEDGSNRDNSHNAGIWVWNSDNTLFQYNVVTNSQKINQNDGTAWDADYGSRNTVFQYNLSYDNAGGGMFYCGCGNWKIEGLGFATDATYRYNISVGDGIAAELANIPGNVNTERFQFLSGVTDSSSYNNTIVIPTAAREGQYKLNGTNDTGNGLLLANNLFVTSKEIAPDTYDSATNVLTWLNNAFSGPASNWPAGTGNVEVGEQLLTDVGGESTLEAFRSTAETLANAGQIIAPAGTYDIQGNPVVSSCAPDIGAFQFSGAGDDCAAAWNDRVVPAGDAVEIPVRANATLRVSGTTTGTLSVTNAAGLAHVATDDGDGTVSAIVRTSTDAAPVLTVQCDAGCEGVSVTDASDDMIDGSFESKKNSPWYLDPWNSWASPWSGTQNQRNRQVAELRTTTTVAAGTLGARVTAAEPRLAQDNIPVQAGGEYRISAWVRGADVSAPVTVTLRPFVDNVVVNAPFEEFTVAGGDLVALDERFTMPADVDAVSILITQAGLSGGAEAHLDNLTLTRADSAPAVTRAPVDVTVTEGDVAAFLANFSGNDVPAVEWQRLVDDEWQPVSAERWGGSTTVIRTDRLALDAVTLADSGAQFRAVAANSSGTAATEPVTLTVVAAPVAPTATVEAPEFVVAGAEAAATATVAGAPAPTVQWQRSADGESWTDIADATDVTLDLSAIGEAGDVVHLRAVATNAFGSVESAPVVVTVLGAASLTVSPESAAAGSDVTVTGTGARPGDEVTVAIATADEARVAAAAAATTTADDAGSFELTLAIPADAVLGATELVATGAASGEIARAAFEIVAAEPGEPGEPGEPGEPGEPGEPGEPGEPGEPSEPGEPGTPGPGQPGQPNDGGTTPGGSQPGSPLATAGAEVMPYLGAALLALLAGGLLVLLRRRRTSTTD, encoded by the coding sequence ATGCTCGCGGGAGCGGCATCGTGGGCCGGAGCAGCTCCGGCATTCGCCGAGCCGGCCGTTTCAGACGCGAACGCGGCGTACCACTTCGTGGACTGCGCGGCACCGGGTGGCGGCGACGGAAGCATCGATGCTCCGTGGAATTCGCTCACCGCCGTCGCGAACCACGGCTTCGAGCCGGGCGATCGCATCCTCTTCCAGCGTGGATCGACGTGCCGTGGCGCGCTCACCACCACGGGCAGCGGCACCGCCGACGCGCCCATTGTCATCGACGCCTACGGCGACATCGAGGCCGGCCTCCCCGTCATCGCGGGCGGCGGCGTGCGCGACACCATCCTGCTGAAGAACCAGCAGCACTGGGAGATCCGCAACCTCGAGATCACCAACACCGACACGTCGAACCCCTACACGCAGGCCCGTCGCGGCGTCACCGTGCTGAACGTCGACCAGGGTCAGCTCAGCCACATCCGTCTCGAGAACCTCTACATCCACGACGTCTACGGCGAGGGCAAGAAGGACCTGGGCGGCTCCGGCGCGATCCAGCTCGAGGTCGACACCCTCGACGGCTCGACCCGCTCGTGGTTCGACGACGTCGTCATCTCGAACAACCGCATCGAGAACGTCAACCGCTCGGGCATCAACATGTCGACTGTGTGGAAGTGCCGCGCCGAGATGGCCTGGGACTCGCCCTGCGACCCGCGCCAGCCGAGCGCCCGCCCCTTCACCCCGTCGACCGGCCTCATGATCCGCGGCAACTCGCTCAGCGGCGTCGGCGGCGACGGCATCGTCGTGCAGATGAACGACGGCGCGATCGTCGAGTCGAACTACCTCGAAGACGGCTCCAACCGCGACAACTCGCACAACGCCGGCATCTGGGTGTGGAACTCCGACAACACGCTCTTCCAGTACAACGTCGTCACGAACTCGCAGAAGATCAACCAGAACGACGGCACCGCGTGGGACGCCGACTACGGCTCCCGCAACACCGTCTTCCAGTACAACCTGAGCTACGACAACGCCGGTGGCGGCATGTTCTACTGCGGCTGCGGCAACTGGAAGATCGAAGGTCTCGGCTTCGCGACCGACGCGACCTACCGCTACAACATCTCCGTCGGTGACGGCATCGCGGCCGAGCTCGCGAACATCCCCGGCAACGTCAACACCGAGCGCTTCCAGTTCCTCTCGGGCGTGACCGACTCGTCGTCGTACAACAACACGATCGTCATCCCGACGGCCGCGCGCGAGGGCCAGTACAAGCTCAACGGCACGAACGACACCGGCAACGGACTGCTGCTCGCGAACAACCTCTTCGTCACGTCGAAGGAGATCGCTCCCGACACCTACGACTCGGCGACGAACGTGCTCACGTGGCTCAACAACGCCTTCTCGGGGCCCGCCTCGAACTGGCCCGCGGGAACCGGCAACGTCGAGGTGGGTGAGCAGCTGCTGACGGATGTCGGTGGCGAGAGCACCCTCGAGGCCTTCCGTTCGACGGCGGAGACGCTCGCGAACGCGGGGCAGATCATCGCCCCGGCCGGCACGTACGACATCCAGGGCAACCCGGTCGTCTCGAGCTGCGCCCCCGACATCGGAGCGTTCCAGTTCTCAGGCGCGGGCGACGACTGCGCCGCCGCGTGGAACGACCGCGTCGTTCCCGCCGGCGACGCCGTCGAGATCCCCGTCCGCGCCAACGCGACGCTCCGCGTCTCGGGCACGACGACCGGAACCCTCTCGGTCACGAACGCCGCGGGCCTCGCCCACGTCGCGACGGATGACGGCGACGGAACGGTCTCGGCCATCGTGCGCACCTCGACGGATGCCGCACCCGTGCTCACCGTGCAGTGCGACGCCGGCTGCGAGGGCGTCTCGGTCACCGACGCGAGCGACGACATGATCGACGGCTCGTTCGAGTCGAAGAAGAACTCGCCCTGGTACCTCGACCCGTGGAACAGCTGGGCGAGCCCGTGGAGTGGCACGCAGAACCAGCGCAACCGTCAGGTCGCCGAGCTGCGCACCACGACGACGGTCGCCGCCGGCACCCTCGGTGCCCGTGTCACGGCCGCCGAGCCGCGTCTCGCGCAGGACAACATCCCCGTGCAGGCGGGCGGCGAGTACCGCATCTCCGCGTGGGTTCGCGGTGCCGATGTCTCCGCTCCGGTGACGGTGACGCTCCGCCCGTTCGTCGACAACGTCGTGGTCAACGCTCCGTTCGAGGAGTTCACCGTCGCGGGCGGCGACCTCGTCGCACTCGACGAACGCTTCACGATGCCGGCCGACGTCGACGCCGTGTCCATCCTCATCACGCAGGCGGGTCTGTCGGGTGGCGCCGAGGCGCACCTCGACAACCTCACCCTGACGCGTGCCGACTCGGCTCCGGCCGTGACGCGTGCACCGGTCGACGTGACCGTCACCGAGGGTGACGTCGCCGCGTTCCTGGCGAACTTCAGCGGCAACGACGTTCCCGCCGTCGAGTGGCAGCGTCTCGTCGACGATGAGTGGCAGCCCGTGAGTGCTGAGCGCTGGGGTGGCTCGACGACCGTCATCCGCACCGATCGTCTCGCTCTCGACGCCGTGACCCTCGCCGATTCGGGTGCGCAGTTCCGTGCCGTCGCGGCGAACTCGTCGGGCACGGCAGCGACCGAGCCCGTGACGCTCACCGTGGTGGCGGCCCCCGTGGCCCCGACCGCGACCGTCGAGGCACCGGAGTTCGTCGTCGCGGGTGCCGAGGCTGCGGCCACGGCGACCGTCGCCGGTGCACCCGCACCGACCGTGCAGTGGCAGCGTTCGGCCGATGGTGAGTCGTGGACCGACATCGCCGACGCGACCGACGTGACGCTCGACCTCTCGGCGATCGGTGAGGCCGGAGACGTCGTGCACCTGCGCGCCGTCGCGACGAACGCCTTCGGCTCGGTCGAGAGCGCTCCCGTCGTCGTCACCGTGCTCGGCGCGGCGAGCCTCACCGTGTCGCCCGAGAGCGCCGCGGCCGGCTCCGACGTGACCGTCACGGGAACGGGCGCACGCCCGGGCGATGAGGTCACCGTCGCGATCGCGACCGCCGACGAGGCACGCGTCGCCGCGGCCGCCGCAGCGACGACGACCGCGGATGACGCGGGCTCGTTCGAGCTCACGCTCGCGATTCCTGCCGACGCCGTGCTCGGAGCGACCGAGCTCGTCGCCACCGGTGCCGCGAGCGGCGAGATCGCGCGTGCCGCGTTCGAGATCGTCGCGGCCGAGCCCGGTGAGCCCGGTGAGCCCGGAGAACCTGGCGAGCCCGGCGAGCCCGGCGAGCCCGGTGAACCCGGTGAACCCGGTGAACCGAGCGAGCCCGGCGAGCCCGGCACGCCCGGCCCGGGTCAGCCCGGTCAGCCGAACGACGGCGGAACGACGCCCGGCGGATCGCAGCCCGGTTCGCCGCTCGCGACCGCGGGTGCCGAGGTGATGCCGTACCTCGGTGCTGCACTCCTCGCCCTGCTCGCCGGAGGTCTCCTCGTGCTGCTGCGTCGCCGCCGCACGTCGACCACCGACTGA
- a CDS encoding LacI family DNA-binding transcriptional regulator: MTTPNPKRRATVHDVARVAGISHATVSRYLNKRAYVSQASAEAIEAAIRSVNYTPNRTARSLVTQSTRAVAFVVREYSEFFFADSNLSAMAAAANKTLSAEGYQMLLVIIESDEAAERIVDLIIGGFVDGALLVAMRDDDPVAEAIARSTIPAITASAPELPVGLPSVDTDNAGGSRAITRLLADSGRTRLAEIAGPAPMPAARLRHGGFVDARGAAYDPRLSIAAAEWSVEAGTAAMRELLERGEPIDGVVAASDALAAGAIDAIHAAGLTVPADIAVVGFDDSPWATRIRPTLTTVRQDPGATGRRMAERMMAHLGGEALDDVAEVIPNVIVERESTAPSS; the protein is encoded by the coding sequence ATGACGACACCGAACCCCAAACGCCGCGCCACCGTGCACGACGTCGCCCGGGTCGCCGGTATCTCGCACGCGACCGTCTCGCGCTATCTGAACAAGCGCGCCTACGTGTCACAGGCCTCGGCGGAAGCCATCGAGGCCGCCATCCGCTCGGTCAACTACACGCCTAACCGCACGGCCCGCTCGCTCGTCACGCAGTCGACGCGTGCCGTCGCGTTCGTCGTGCGCGAGTACAGCGAGTTCTTCTTCGCCGACTCGAACCTGAGCGCGATGGCCGCCGCCGCGAACAAGACCCTCTCGGCCGAGGGGTACCAGATGCTCCTCGTCATCATCGAGAGCGACGAGGCCGCCGAGCGCATCGTCGATCTCATCATCGGGGGCTTCGTCGACGGCGCCCTGCTCGTCGCCATGCGCGACGACGACCCCGTCGCCGAGGCGATCGCCCGCTCGACCATTCCCGCGATCACCGCGAGCGCACCCGAGCTGCCGGTCGGTCTGCCCTCGGTCGACACCGACAACGCCGGCGGCAGCAGGGCGATCACACGCCTGCTCGCCGACAGCGGCCGCACCCGCCTCGCCGAGATCGCCGGGCCCGCGCCCATGCCCGCCGCCCGCCTCCGTCACGGCGGCTTCGTGGACGCCCGCGGGGCCGCCTACGACCCCCGCCTCTCGATCGCCGCCGCTGAGTGGTCGGTCGAGGCGGGAACCGCCGCGATGCGTGAACTCCTCGAGCGGGGCGAGCCGATCGACGGTGTCGTCGCCGCGTCCGACGCCCTCGCGGCCGGAGCGATCGACGCGATCCACGCCGCGGGCCTCACGGTTCCCGCCGACATCGCCGTCGTCGGTTTCGACGATTCACCCTGGGCGACCCGCATCCGCCCGACCCTCACGACCGTGCGTCAAGACCCCGGCGCGACGGGGCGACGCATGGCCGAGCGCATGATGGCGCACCTCGGGGGCGAAGCCCTGGATGACGTCGCCGAAGTCATCCCGAACGTCATCGTCGAACGCGAGTCGACGGCGCCCAGCTCTTAG
- a CDS encoding cytochrome c oxidase assembly protein yields the protein MNRSVRVFGPSILLVFAVVAAIAALSFGGGAEAQALRDPGALIRWGLPLSKLIVNVSAAGTIGALVLACFALTPKKREFDLALDVAAASAALLTVSSAVTGFFSFQLITGRPLTFDDAFGASLGQFLTQIEPGRAWLITTLVAAAVTVLCFAVRNHTALVFVTVLAVLALVPMAQQGHSAGAAGHDAAITSLGLHLVFAAVWLGGLLTIVLLKSRLDGDRLGIVLARYSSVALISFIVVAISGYANAALRIGTLDELGSPYGILVIVKVVALVALGLFGAVQRRWIISRLVAKTEKGPAASSAGSRFFWLLVVSELAFMGIASGVAAALARTATPVDETVDTSVLTPAEILTGEPLPPAPEAINYFTQWNIDLIWLFACAFGIFFYLAGVWRLRRRGDTWPIYRTVLWVLGLVVLFYLTNGGVNVYEKYLFSAHMLGHMGLTMAVPVLLVPGAPVTLAMRAIKARKDGSRGGREWILLAVHSKFASIIANPLVAAGLFAASLWIFYYTPLFRWTMTDHIGHEWMIAHFLIVGYLFVQSLIGIDPVPYRLPFPFRLVLLLGTMAFHAFFGLAIMVGTGLLLSDWYGAMGWGIDALADQQFGGGIAWSVGEIPTVALAITVAIQWSRSDEKESRRRDRHADRTGEAELEEYNARLQAISDRDRR from the coding sequence GTGAATCGGTCGGTACGGGTGTTCGGGCCCAGCATTCTGCTGGTCTTCGCCGTCGTCGCGGCCATCGCCGCCCTCAGCTTCGGAGGCGGTGCCGAAGCGCAGGCCCTGCGTGACCCGGGCGCCCTCATCCGCTGGGGTCTGCCGCTCTCGAAGCTCATCGTCAACGTGTCGGCCGCCGGCACGATCGGCGCCCTCGTGCTCGCGTGCTTCGCGCTCACCCCGAAGAAGCGGGAGTTCGATCTCGCGCTCGACGTCGCTGCGGCATCCGCGGCGCTGCTCACCGTCTCGTCGGCGGTCACGGGCTTCTTCTCGTTCCAGCTCATCACGGGCCGGCCGCTCACGTTCGACGACGCCTTCGGCGCGTCGCTCGGTCAGTTCCTCACGCAGATCGAACCGGGTCGCGCGTGGCTCATCACGACGCTCGTCGCCGCGGCCGTCACGGTGCTGTGCTTCGCGGTGCGCAACCACACGGCCCTCGTCTTCGTGACCGTGCTCGCCGTGCTCGCGCTCGTGCCCATGGCGCAGCAGGGTCACTCGGCCGGTGCGGCGGGGCACGACGCGGCCATCACGTCGCTCGGCCTGCACCTCGTCTTCGCGGCCGTCTGGCTCGGCGGTCTGCTCACGATCGTGCTGCTGAAGTCGCGCCTCGACGGCGACCGCCTGGGCATCGTGCTCGCACGCTACTCGAGCGTCGCGCTCATCTCGTTCATCGTCGTCGCGATCTCGGGCTACGCCAACGCGGCGCTCCGCATCGGCACCCTCGACGAACTCGGCAGCCCCTACGGCATCCTCGTCATCGTGAAGGTCGTGGCCCTCGTCGCCCTCGGTCTCTTCGGCGCCGTGCAGCGCCGCTGGATCATCAGCCGACTCGTCGCGAAGACCGAGAAGGGCCCGGCCGCGTCATCCGCCGGCTCCCGCTTCTTCTGGCTGCTCGTCGTGTCGGAGCTCGCGTTCATGGGCATCGCCTCGGGCGTCGCGGCGGCGCTCGCCCGCACGGCCACGCCCGTCGACGAAACGGTCGACACGTCGGTGCTCACGCCCGCCGAGATCCTCACGGGTGAGCCGCTGCCGCCCGCGCCCGAGGCGATCAACTACTTCACGCAGTGGAACATCGACCTCATCTGGCTGTTCGCGTGCGCCTTCGGCATCTTCTTCTATCTCGCGGGCGTCTGGCGTCTGCGTCGTCGCGGCGACACCTGGCCGATCTACCGCACGGTGCTCTGGGTGCTCGGCCTCGTCGTGCTGTTCTACCTGACCAACGGCGGCGTGAACGTCTACGAGAAGTACCTCTTCTCGGCGCACATGCTCGGCCACATGGGCCTCACGATGGCCGTGCCCGTGCTGCTCGTGCCCGGAGCGCCCGTGACGCTCGCGATGCGCGCGATCAAGGCGCGGAAGGACGGCAGCCGCGGCGGCCGCGAGTGGATCCTGCTCGCCGTGCACTCGAAGTTCGCGTCGATCATCGCGAATCCGCTCGTCGCCGCCGGCCTCTTCGCCGCGTCGCTCTGGATCTTCTACTACACGCCGCTCTTCCGCTGGACGATGACCGACCACATCGGGCACGAGTGGATGATCGCGCACTTCCTCATCGTCGGCTACCTGTTCGTTCAGTCGCTCATCGGCATCGACCCCGTGCCGTACCGGCTGCCGTTCCCGTTCCGACTCGTGCTGCTGCTCGGCACGATGGCTTTCCACGCGTTCTTCGGCCTCGCGATCATGGTCGGCACGGGCCTCCTGCTCTCCGACTGGTACGGCGCGATGGGCTGGGGCATCGACGCGCTCGCCGATCAGCAGTTCGGCGGCGGTATCGCGTGGTCGGTCGGTGAGATCCCGACGGTCGCGCTCGCGATCACGGTGGCGATCCAGTGGTCGCGGAGCGACGAGAAGGAGTCGCGCCGCCGCGACCGGCACGCCGATCGCACGGGCGAGGCCGAGCTCGAGGAATACAACGCGCGCCTGCAGGCGATCTCCGACCGCGACCGGCGCTAA
- a CDS encoding ATP-dependent DNA helicase, whose amino-acid sequence MTSVTLTPEQAAVFAAIEGTREHVFVTGRAGTGKSTLLNHLNWNTSKQIVICAPTGVAALNVGGQTIHSLFRLPIGLIADHEIEQNDAVKKILNAMDTLVIDEVSMVNADLVDAIDRSLRQARQRKNEPFGGVQVVLFGDPYQLAPVPGDQAERAYFADSYRSMWFFDARVWAETGLRIFELGQIHRQKDRTFTHMLNAVRHGQVTAEIGGHLNAVGGRRPLPESGAITLATRNDSVNRINAAALRRLPGKSKSNPADIAGDFGGRAYPADEKLELKLGAQVMFLRNDTGSPGEPPRWVNGTIGEITRLDRIVKVAIDGEEHEVEPATWEKHKYTWNSAQKKLTKDIVAEFTQYPLRLAWAVTIHKSQGASYDTAIIDLGQRVFSPGQTYVALSRLTSLEGLYLERPLRPSDIIVDENVERFMSLAEREIAELPAP is encoded by the coding sequence ATGACCTCCGTGACTCTGACTCCCGAGCAGGCCGCTGTCTTCGCGGCCATCGAGGGCACGCGCGAGCACGTCTTCGTGACCGGCCGCGCCGGTACGGGTAAGTCGACGCTCCTGAACCACCTCAACTGGAACACGTCGAAGCAGATCGTCATCTGCGCCCCCACGGGCGTCGCGGCGCTCAACGTCGGCGGCCAGACGATCCACTCGCTCTTCCGTCTGCCGATCGGTCTCATCGCCGACCACGAGATCGAGCAGAACGACGCGGTCAAGAAGATCCTCAACGCGATGGACACCCTCGTGATCGACGAGGTGTCGATGGTCAACGCCGACCTCGTCGATGCGATCGACCGGTCGCTCCGCCAGGCCCGCCAGCGCAAGAACGAGCCGTTCGGCGGCGTGCAGGTCGTGCTCTTCGGCGATCCGTACCAACTCGCTCCCGTGCCCGGAGACCAGGCCGAGCGCGCCTACTTCGCCGATTCGTACCGCTCGATGTGGTTCTTCGACGCGCGCGTGTGGGCCGAGACGGGCCTCCGCATCTTCGAGCTCGGGCAGATCCACCGCCAGAAGGACCGCACGTTCACGCACATGCTGAACGCCGTGCGGCACGGGCAGGTCACGGCCGAGATCGGCGGGCACCTGAACGCCGTCGGCGGTCGCCGTCCGCTTCCCGAGAGCGGTGCGATCACGCTCGCGACGCGCAACGACTCGGTCAACCGCATCAACGCGGCGGCTCTCCGCCGGCTGCCGGGCAAGTCGAAGTCGAACCCCGCCGACATCGCGGGCGACTTCGGAGGCCGCGCGTACCCGGCCGACGAGAAGCTCGAGCTCAAGCTCGGCGCCCAGGTCATGTTCCTGCGGAACGACACGGGCTCCCCCGGCGAGCCGCCCCGCTGGGTGAACGGCACGATCGGCGAGATCACGCGCCTCGACCGCATCGTGAAGGTCGCGATCGACGGCGAGGAGCACGAGGTCGAGCCGGCCACCTGGGAGAAGCACAAGTACACGTGGAACTCGGCGCAGAAGAAGCTGACGAAGGACATCGTCGCCGAGTTCACGCAGTATCCGCTGCGTCTCGCGTGGGCCGTCACGATCCACAAGTCGCAGGGCGCGAGCTACGACACCGCGATCATCGACCTCGGCCAGCGGGTGTTCAGCCCGGGCCAGACGTACGTCGCGCTCAGCCGGCTCACGTCGCTCGAGGGCCTCTACCTCGAGCGGCCGCTGCGGCCGAGCGACATCATCGTCGACGAGAACGTCGAGAGGTTCATGTCGCTCGCCGAGCGCGAGATCGCTGAACTGCCCGCACCCTGA